In the genome of Lathyrus oleraceus cultivar Zhongwan6 chromosome 4, CAAS_Psat_ZW6_1.0, whole genome shotgun sequence, the window TATACTTCCTACTTAATTCAGGGGGAAGTTAATTACTCCAAACAAATATATGTTGTTTACTTTACCACCTCTCTGAGAGATGcattttcatcatcaaaaatggGGAGAATATTGAACCATGTTTTATAGGTTAATAATCAAAGAAGATCTCTTAAATATGAACATGCTTTTAATGATGACAAATAATGTTTGATGATAACAACTAAAGTTAAACATAAAGCAGCTAAAGACGCGAGCAGACTAAATAAAGTTTAATGAGTTCAATCCTCTTATGATTGTACCTAAATAGGAGGGGACTTGAGGGTGTAGAGACCAATTGGAATTTTATGGTTATATCTAAACTAACGTGAGGGGACTTGAGGATACAGAGAAAAATATAAGAATTTGGGAAAGCAGTCGATCGTGGAATTGGGGTTTTGTAACAGAGGTTTGGGAGTGATCGCGAGGAACATGAAGAAATTTGTCAAAGCTTCAAATTTTAAGGTAAATAAGGGAGTTGTTTTATATAAATAAAGTATGTATGTTTTGTTGGTATAATATCCTAAAATGTGATTTTATCTTTTATAATTAAGAATTATGGTTTAGGGTGTTACATGGTAGCATCAGATCAGGTCGGTCCGTTTGTCCAAGTTTTGTGATTTTTATTTGTTTCCTAGTATGCGACAAATGTGTGAAAATTGTGGGTGCACATTTTGTTTTCTAACCACTTGCTAGCAGAAGCGAAATTGAAACAATTGGGAGAGAAGTTTCTGCTTCTCTGATTTGTTTCAAATGTGGAGGGTTGGTTCGGCGTGCCGCTGACTGCAAGAGTGTAGATGTTGTTGAGATTGTGTTGTTTCCTGAATTCGAAGAGAGCATAGATTCAAGATTTATATCTACTAGTCAAGTGAAAGAATTCTTAAAAGACGAAGCTCAAGTGTTTACCATGTTTTCTTCTTTGCAAGTTGGAAGTAAGGCATCAATGGTTGACCTACCCATGATATGTGAATTTCTAGAAGTATTTCCATATGATATTACTGATCTACCGCCAGAGAGAGAAGTTGAGTTCACCATAGATTCAGTACCCGATACTAGACCTGTGTCGATGGCACCTTATAGAATGTCTCCAATAGAATTGGGTGAACTGAAGAAACAATTATAAGTTTTGCTTGAGAATAAATTTGTTAGACCAAGTGTATCACTGTGGGGAGCTCCATTGTTATTAGTGAAAAAGAAATACGATAATATGAGGTTGTATGTTGATTATCGCCAGCTGAACAAGGTTACTATCAATAACAAATATCCTCTTCCTATAATTGACGACCTTATGGATCAGTTGGTAGGAGCTTGTGTATTAAGAAAAATTTATTTGAGATCAGACTATCATTAGATTCGATTGAAGGATGAAGGTATTCCAAAGACTACTTTTAGAACTCGATAAGGTTAATATGAGTACTCAGTAATTTCGTTCGGTGTGTCTAATTCCATGGTGTGGTAATGGGGTATATGAATAGGACCTTTCATACTTACTTGGATAAATCTGTTGTGGTTTTCATAGATGATATTCTGATGTATTTTAAATCAGATGAAGATCATGCAGAACATATTCGTATTGGACTTCAGGTTTTGAAAGAGAAGAAATTTTATGACAAGTTATCcaaatgtgagttctggttgtAGAAATTAAGTTTTCTTGGTAATGTAATTTCTAGTGGTGGCATAATAGTGGATCTATCCAAGGTAGACGTAATGCTACTATGGGAGGCTCATAAGTTAGTTACAGAGATCAAAAGTTTTATGGGGTTGGTCAGTTACTACAAAAGATTTATTGAATGTTTTTCGAAGTTAGCTCTACCTTTCATTTAGTTGACTCAAAAAGGGTCAAGCTCTTTTGTGTGGGATATCCAGTGTGAAGATTTTTTTTTAGAAATGAAGAAGAAGTGGACAATAGCACCACTTTTGATATTACCAGACCTCACATAACCGTTTGTAGTGTATTGTGATGCATCCAAGATGGGTTTAGATGGAGTACTTATGCAACATGGACAtgtggtagcttatgcttcacGACAACTGAAGATGCATGAGAGGAACTACCCTACCtatgatttagagttggcagctaTAGTATTTGTGCTGAAGATATCGAGACAATATTTGTATGGTTATAGATTTCTAAGCATTTATTGATCATAAGAGTTTGAGATATATGTTTGATTATAACGAGCTAAATATGAGATAAAGGAGTTGGTTATAGTTTTTGAAGGActatgactttggtttgaattaccatcctggTAAAGCTAATGTTATAGCAGATGCTTTGAGTCGGAAGTTCTTGCATGTGTCAGCATTGATGGCTAGAGAGTTGGATTTGGTCGATCAATTCAGAGACTTGAGCTTGGTGGGCGAGGTGACTACTAATAGTGTGAGATTAGGCATGTTGAAGTTGACTAG includes:
- the LOC127136323 gene encoding uncharacterized protein LOC127136323; the encoded protein is MKKFVKASNFKGVTCRSEIETIGREVSASLICFKCGGLVRRAADCKSVDVVEIVLFPEFEESIDSRFISTSQVKEFLKDEAQVFTMFSSLQVGSKASMVDLPMICEFLEVFPYDITDLPPEREVEFTIDSVPDTRPVSMAPYRMSPIELGELKKQL